CGAGCCGCGCGGCAGGGCGTCGGCCTCGACCACCAGCACCTCTTGCCCCGCTTCGCGCGCCGCAAGCGCGGCCACCAGCCCACAGGCCCCGGCGCCGATGATCAGCGTCTGGGAAGCGATGTCGAAGCGCGCCGGCGGCGGCGCGATATGCGGGTCACTGTCCGGGGTCATAGCGTTTGCCGCGCTCCAGCATCTCGGTGGTTCCAATCACCTCGTTCAGGCCGGCAAAATCATACATCCGGTCCCGGAACGGCGCCGTGGTGCCATGCGCGCGCAGGCTGGTGTAATAGTCGCGCGCCGTATGGGCGAGCGCCCGCACGATGCCACCGGGAAAGATCACGAGGCGGAAGCCCAGCGCCTGCAACGCCTCGGCCGAGCGGATCGGCGTCGCACCTCCCTCGACCATGTTGGCGAGCAGCGGCACACGCGCCGCAAAACGGTCCGCTATGCCTGAAAGCTCTGTCTCGGTCTGCGGCGCCTCGACGAACAACACATCCGCCCCGGCGGCCAGATAGGTCTCGGCCCGCTCCAGCGCCGCGTCGAAGCCTTCGACCGCGATCGCATCGGTGCGGGCGATGATCAGCGTCCGGTCCGAACGGCGAGCGTCGGCCATGGCCGCGATCTTGCCTGCCATCTCGGCAGCCGGGATCAGCGCCTTGTCCTTCAGGTGGCCGCAGCGCTTGGGATAGGTCTGGTCCTCGACCTGCAAGGCTGCCGCGCCTGCACGTTCATAAAGCCGCATGGTGCGCTGGGCGTTCAGTGCGTTGCCGAAGCCGGTATCGGCGTCGATGATCACCGGCAGGCGGGTGCGGTCGGCGATCAGCGTCATGGTCTCGGCCATTTCGGTGACCGAGGTCAGGCCGATGTCGGGACGCCCCAGCCGGGTATAGGCCACCGCCGCGCCGCTCAGATACAGCGCCTCAAACCCCGCCTGTTCGGCGATCAGCGCGGTCAGCCCATCGTAAATGCCGGGCGCCAGTACGATGTCTTCCCCCGCCAGTCTTGCCTTGAGCGTCATGGCGCGCCCTCCAGCCAGCCCAGCGCCTCGGCACAGGTCATCTGATTCGTGACGGTGCCCAGCGACAGCAGGGTGGCGTCATGCACCTCGTCCCGGAAGGCGGCGCAACCGTCGCTCAGCATCACGGTGTCGATGTCGCGCAGATGCGCGTCGCGCAGGGTCGAGGCGACGCCGCCATTGGTGACGATGCCGCCGACGATCAGCTGGCGGATACCCATGGCCCGCAGGATGTATTCCAGCCGGGTCTGGTAGAAGGCGGAATAGGCCACTTTCTCGACCGTGAAATCGGCCGGTTGCAGCGCGTCGACCAGTTGATGCCCGAAACTGCCGGGGGCGAAATCGCCCCGCGTCAGAAAGGGCCGCAACGCCTTGAGATGCGGTGAGATCAATGGTTCGCCCCTAGGGCCGGGCACCAGCGTGAACTGGGCCGAGATGTAAAGCCCGCCCTTGGCCCGCAGCGCCGCAACAAGCGGCGCGATGCGGGCGGGCAGGGCGGCGATGGCCGCCGCCCCCTGTCCGGCCCGGCCATAGGCGCCCTCGGGATGCAGAAAGTCGTTTTGCAGGTCGATGGTCAGCAGCGCGGTCTGCGCCAGGGTCCAGGTTTTCGGGTCACTCATGCGCCTGCCTCCGGTCCGGTTTCGATGATGACATTGCCCAGCGGGTCGACGCGGCCCACAAGGCCCGGCTCGATCAGCACCGTGGTATCGGGCTGTTCCAGGATCGCGGGGCCGGTGATCAAGGTGCCGACCGGCAGCGACAGCCGGTCATAGATCGCGGTTTCATGCCAATCGGTGCCAAAATGCACCTTGCGAGAGGATTTCGGCCGGGCCGGGTCGGTCACCGTGGGCGCAAGCGTGGCCAGATCGAACTTTGGCCGCTTGCCGGTCACCGCGCTGCGCAGGTTCAGGATGCGCCGCACCCCGCCGGGCAGAAGCCGCCCGAAAGTGTCGCGATAGACGCTGTCAAAGGCAGCGGCGATCTGGGCCTGTGTCGGCGAATGCACCTTGCCCGCACTCACCTGCACGGGGATCGGCACCGAAACGGTATGGGTCTGGCCGATATAGGCCATGTCGAGCGCGAATGTCGCCTCGCGCGCTTCGAACCGGGTGCCGGCAGCCTTGAGCATCGCCATGCCGCGATCATGATGGTCCTGCATCACCGTGCCCAGCATATCGGTATCCAGCCCGTCGAGCATCGCGTTGAGGGTCTGCACGAAATCCTGCCGCATGTCGGCGATCACGCAACCCAGTGCCGAGGTCACGCCCGGATAGCGCGGCACGATGGCGCGCGCGATCCCGACCTCGGCCAGCATCGCACCCGCATGCAGCGCACCGCCGCCGCCAAAGGGCATGAAGGCGAATTTCTTGGGGTCGAAACCGCGCTCGATGCTGACCAGCCGCAAGGCGCCCGCCATGCGTGAGTTGGCCACCCGCAGGATCGCCTCGGCGGCCGCCAGCGTGTCGAGGCCCAGCGGTTGCCCGACATGGATGTCGATGGCCCGCGCCGCCGCCTCGACATCGAGGCGCGCAAGCTTGCCGCCGATGGGGTTCTCGGGGTCGATCCGGCCCAGCACCACATTGGCATCGGTCACGGTGGGGCGGTCGTTGCCCAGCCCATAGGCCACTGGCCCCGGATCGGAACCGGCGCTTTCGGGACCGATGTTCAACAGCCCGCCCTTGTCGACCCAGGCGATGGAGCCGCCGCCCGCGCCGATAGTGGTGATCTCGATCATCGGCGTGCGCACCACCATGCCAAAGTCGATCGAGGTCTGCGGCGCCAGCATCGAGCGCCCCTCGGCGATCAGTGAGACATCGAAACTGGTGCCGCCCATGTCACCGGTGATCACGTTGTCGTACCCGGCCGAGCGGGCGATAAAGCCCGCCGCGATCACCCCCGCCGCAGGGCCCGACAGCGCCGTTCTGATCGGAAAGCGGCAGGCGGTGTCCACATCCATGACGCCGCCGTTCGACTGCACGATCATGAACTCGCCGCCAAACCCGCCCGAGTCGAGCGCGGCGCCCAGCCGGCCCAGATAGCCCGAGACCTCGGGTTGCAGATAGGCGTTGAGCGCGGTGGTCGAGAACCGTTCGTATTCGCGGATCTCGGGCAGGATTTCCGAGGAGGCCGAGACATGTTCGTTGGGCCAGATCTCGCGCAGCGCGGCCACGGCGGCGGCCTCGTTGGCGGGATTGGCATAGGCGTTGGCAAAGAGGATAGCGACAGCGACACAGCCCTGATCCTGCAATTGCCGGGCTGCGCGGCGCACTGCATCCAGGTCAACGGGTGTGCGGATGGTGCCATCGGCAAGTGTCCGTTCCGGCACCTCCAGCCGGTCGCGCCGGTCCACCACCGGCTCGAAATCACCACGCAGGCCCCAGGTGCGGGGCCGGTCGCGGCGGCGCATCTCCAGCACGTCGCGCAGGCCTTGGGTGCAGATCACGCCCGTCCGCGCGCCCTTGCGCTCCAAGAGCGCATTGGTGCCCGCCGTGGTGCCATGCACCACCACGCCGACGCTGCCGATATCGGCAACCGCATCGGTGATGCCTTGCAGGAAGCCCGTGGACTGGTCGGGGCGCGAGGTCGGCACCTTGCCGACGCGGGCGGTGCCGTCGTTTTCATCGAGGACAAAGATATCCGTGAAAGTGCCGCCGACATCGACGCCGATCATCTTGCCGCTCATCGCATGCCCTCACGCCAGGTTGGGCCATAGAGGCGGTCGGCCTCGGCCGCGCTCAGGTAATCGCGCGCCACGTCCAGCGCCACGGCGGCCGGGTCGCGTTCGGCGGGTGGGCCATAGCCGCCGCCGCCGGGGGTCTCCAACCGCACCGCCTCGCCCTGTTTCAGGCGGATGCCGCGCATCTTGGACACCAGCGGCGGGTGTGGCCAGTCCGCGCCCTGTTGATACGAGAACACGTTCAGCGCCCCTTCCTCGCCACCGGCCACGCCCTTGGGCGCAAAGCGCCCGCGCTCGCCGAACAGGAACCCTTCGGCGCCGTTTTCCTCCAGAACTTCGATTTCATAGACCGCGCCCAGCCCGCCGCGATGCCGCCCCGCGCCTGCGCTGTCGCGCCTCAGCGCCCATTGCCGGAACATCACCGGATAAGCGGCCTCGAGGATCTCCAGCGGCGGGATGGTTGCCGTGGAAATCGGCGCGTTGCCGTGGTTCAGCCCGTCGCCCTCGGGCGATCCGCCATGGCCGCCGCCGTAAAAGCTGAACATCACCCAGGGCTTGCCATTGCTGCGCCGCCCGGCAATGGAAAGCGCGTTGATGGTGCCGTAGGCGTTCGCCACCACCCGGTCCGGCACCGCTTGCGCAAAGGCGCAGAACACAACGTCGATCATCCGCAGGATGGTTTCGGTGTAGCCGCCGGTTGGTGCGGGAAACTCCGCCGACAGGATCGAGCCCTCGGGAACCGTGACCTCGATAGGCCGCATCACACCCGCATTGGCGGGCAGCAGCGGGAAAATATGTTTGATGGCTACATAAACGGTGGCGATGGTGGTGGGCAGCGCGATATTCACCGGCCCGGCGCATTTCGGGGCCGAGCCGGTGAAATCGAGATGCATCCGGTCGCCCTTGATCTCCAGCGCCACCCGGATCGGCAGCGGTGTGTCGTCGATCCCGTCGTTGTCGAGGAAGTCCTCGGCCTCCCACCGCCCGTCCGGAATGGCCGCCAGTTCCGAGCGCATCAGCCGCTCGGCCCGTATACCCAGCGCGTCGAGCGCCGCATCGACCGTGCCCGCGCCGTATTCGTCCAGGAGTTCGTCCATGCGACGCACGCCCAGATCCAGCGCGCCCAACTGGCCGTTCAGATCCCCCTGCGCCGATTGCGGCAGGCGGGTGTTGCGCAGCAGGATGTCGATGATGTCCTGGTTGACCACACCCGCGCGCGCCAGCCGCACGGGCGGCAGCACAAACGCCTCTTGAAACACTTCGGTGGCGGCGGGGTTGTAATTGCCCGGCACCGCGCCGCCCACATCGTGCCAATGACCGACCGAGGCCAGCCAGCAGAACAGCTTCCCCTCCCGGAAATAGGGGCGCACAAGGCGCATGTCGCTCAGATGCGTGCCGCCGATATGGGCGTCGTTGAAGATGAAGATATCGCCATCGGCCAGGTCGCCGTCGGCGGCGACCTTCTCGATCACCGCCTTTACGGCAAAGGACATGACACCGACAAAGATCGGCAGGCCCGATTTGCCCTGCACCAGCGTGTCGCCTGTTTCGGCATGGTAAAGCCCGTGGCTCGCATCATGCGCCTCGGCGATGATCGGATTGAAGGCGGCGCGGAACAGGGTCGCGTCCATCTCGTCGGCGATCTGTTCCATGCGCCCGGCCAGGACCGACAAGGTGATCGGGTCGATATCGGTCATGTCCGCCCCCGCATTTCGCCCATGTCGTTCCACACGTCCTGCCGGGTGATCCTACCGCCGATCAACTCGAACCGGTCGATGAAACGGATGCCGGAAAAGGCGGTGCCATCCAGCCATTCGCCCGACAGCGTGCCCCGGCAATAGACGACCGAAGTATCGCCCGCTCCGGGCATGGCATCGAACCCGTCATAGGTCTTGGTCACAAAGCTGTAGCGTGGACGCGCCCAGTCGATCAGTTCGGACAGATCGGCCATGGGGCCGGTGCCGGGGAAATACATGGTGAACCCGTCGCCCTGCATCGCGCGGGCGGCGTCCAGATCGCGCGCCTCCATCGCGGCCAGATAAGCGCGGACCACCTCGGCCGGGTCGGGCAGGGCGGGGGCGGGGGTTTTCGTGTCGCGGCCGCGGTAATAGGCGTCGGGGGCCATTTCGTGGATCATCACCGTGATCCCATCCAGCGGCGCCGGCAGCACGAAGCGCACCGCATCCGTCAGCGCATGGCCCAGGCGGCGCTTGTCCTCTTCGCCATACCCTTTGATCAGGTGCAGTTCGACCACCGGCATCACATCCCTCCCTCG
The window above is part of the Ruegeria pomeroyi DSS-3 genome. Proteins encoded here:
- a CDS encoding cysteine hydrolase family protein; the protein is MSDPKTWTLAQTALLTIDLQNDFLHPEGAYGRAGQGAAAIAALPARIAPLVAALRAKGGLYISAQFTLVPGPRGEPLISPHLKALRPFLTRGDFAPGSFGHQLVDALQPADFTVEKVAYSAFYQTRLEYILRAMGIRQLIVGGIVTNGGVASTLRDAHLRDIDTVMLSDGCAAFRDEVHDATLLSLGTVTNQMTCAEALGWLEGAP
- a CDS encoding tautomerase family protein, encoding MPVVELHLIKGYGEEDKRRLGHALTDAVRFVLPAPLDGITVMIHEMAPDAYYRGRDTKTPAPALPDPAEVVRAYLAAMEARDLDAARAMQGDGFTMYFPGTGPMADLSELIDWARPRYSFVTKTYDGFDAMPGAGDTSVVYCRGTLSGEWLDGTAFSGIRFIDRFELIGGRITRQDVWNDMGEMRGRT
- a CDS encoding isocitrate lyase/PEP mutase family protein, with the protein product MTLKARLAGEDIVLAPGIYDGLTALIAEQAGFEALYLSGAAVAYTRLGRPDIGLTSVTEMAETMTLIADRTRLPVIIDADTGFGNALNAQRTMRLYERAGAAALQVEDQTYPKRCGHLKDKALIPAAEMAGKIAAMADARRSDRTLIIARTDAIAVEGFDAALERAETYLAAGADVLFVEAPQTETELSGIADRFAARVPLLANMVEGGATPIRSAEALQALGFRLVIFPGGIVRALAHTARDYYTSLRAHGTTAPFRDRMYDFAGLNEVIGTTEMLERGKRYDPGQ
- a CDS encoding hydantoinase B/oxoprolinase family protein; its protein translation is MTDIDPITLSVLAGRMEQIADEMDATLFRAAFNPIIAEAHDASHGLYHAETGDTLVQGKSGLPIFVGVMSFAVKAVIEKVAADGDLADGDIFIFNDAHIGGTHLSDMRLVRPYFREGKLFCWLASVGHWHDVGGAVPGNYNPAATEVFQEAFVLPPVRLARAGVVNQDIIDILLRNTRLPQSAQGDLNGQLGALDLGVRRMDELLDEYGAGTVDAALDALGIRAERLMRSELAAIPDGRWEAEDFLDNDGIDDTPLPIRVALEIKGDRMHLDFTGSAPKCAGPVNIALPTTIATVYVAIKHIFPLLPANAGVMRPIEVTVPEGSILSAEFPAPTGGYTETILRMIDVVFCAFAQAVPDRVVANAYGTINALSIAGRRSNGKPWVMFSFYGGGHGGSPEGDGLNHGNAPISTATIPPLEILEAAYPVMFRQWALRRDSAGAGRHRGGLGAVYEIEVLEENGAEGFLFGERGRFAPKGVAGGEEGALNVFSYQQGADWPHPPLVSKMRGIRLKQGEAVRLETPGGGGYGPPAERDPAAVALDVARDYLSAAEADRLYGPTWREGMR
- a CDS encoding hydantoinase/oxoprolinase family protein, with translation MSGKMIGVDVGGTFTDIFVLDENDGTARVGKVPTSRPDQSTGFLQGITDAVADIGSVGVVVHGTTAGTNALLERKGARTGVICTQGLRDVLEMRRRDRPRTWGLRGDFEPVVDRRDRLEVPERTLADGTIRTPVDLDAVRRAARQLQDQGCVAVAILFANAYANPANEAAAVAALREIWPNEHVSASSEILPEIREYERFSTTALNAYLQPEVSGYLGRLGAALDSGGFGGEFMIVQSNGGVMDVDTACRFPIRTALSGPAAGVIAAGFIARSAGYDNVITGDMGGTSFDVSLIAEGRSMLAPQTSIDFGMVVRTPMIEITTIGAGGGSIAWVDKGGLLNIGPESAGSDPGPVAYGLGNDRPTVTDANVVLGRIDPENPIGGKLARLDVEAAARAIDIHVGQPLGLDTLAAAEAILRVANSRMAGALRLVSIERGFDPKKFAFMPFGGGGALHAGAMLAEVGIARAIVPRYPGVTSALGCVIADMRQDFVQTLNAMLDGLDTDMLGTVMQDHHDRGMAMLKAAGTRFEAREATFALDMAYIGQTHTVSVPIPVQVSAGKVHSPTQAQIAAAFDSVYRDTFGRLLPGGVRRILNLRSAVTGKRPKFDLATLAPTVTDPARPKSSRKVHFGTDWHETAIYDRLSLPVGTLITGPAILEQPDTTVLIEPGLVGRVDPLGNVIIETGPEAGA